The DNA window ttgaCGTACAGACGTGTACATATGTCCTACGACGAACGATCTATGAAGAATGCTTTAAATCCACGGAGAACATGACAGGTGACATGACACATGAGCAAgttacaattaaaattattacaGTTCGTCTTTGTGGTTAGATTCGGGTTGTTGAACAGGTAAGCTGCAGCTGACGTTAGACGAAGAAAGGCCCGGTGAACGTATCTTACCCGTAGCAGGAACCAACTCCTTAGCTCCAGGTAACACCACACATTTGGCTGTTTGCTGTGTTCCGCGCAACACTGGGGCAAGAGCCCCAAAACGACCAGcaaatgtcatcattttcGCTCGATAGAACAATTGTTCACCCCGTACTGGGGACACGACCTTGCGTGAAGAAATCTTACGCGTGTCTCCGTATTCCGACACGTCGGAAACACTTTCTTGCTGGAAGGTTCCGCCTTGAATTGTGACCGTCCTACACTGATTCTTTTTTCAATGCCTAAGTCAAAACTATGGTAAATTCCTATTtccaagaacaaaaaaaatcacaaatttcCAAGATCAAAagaataaatgttttcacatttGACTTAAATCTAGTAGAAATAGATATCGCTTCATTATCATACAGCtgtttaaatgtcatttttaaacagGCATATCTTCAAGGCAACTTCCCCGTGATGTAAACAAGGGTCCTCTCATCCCCCAAAGAAATGGAGAAGGTTCATAATGGTAACATGAGCGATcatagaaaaagagaaaaatgaaatttccaAAGAGAaagttgtttcttttcataatttttgtttatgtGGCATTTTCACTGTACGCTGCATACAATGTGTTCTTCAGCACTAAAGTCATATCCCGCGTTCACAGGGTGGAGACGAAAGAAGCAGGACCCCCTGGTATTTTCACCAAAATATACAATCCAATcgcttttaaaaagaaatagttGCAGTACAGTCACGGGAAAATATTCGATTGAATCAACAAAACGCTTTTTCCAAACTGTGTCTGTTTTGCTTGCAGGTGGTGTTCGAGATGGCGGAGCTGCTCCATTCATTGGGGATCAGTGGAATCCATGGGAGGGTGAACAAGTGGAGTACAACTCCGCACTGAACAAAAGACGAGAGGCCTTCAAACAACATATGGCAGAAATCGAAAAGAACAAACCCAAAAGATACAAGGTGCAAATCTGGGGTAAAGCAGCCATAGGTGAGGCTTGTTGcgacattatttatttccgTTTATCCTGAGGGGCCTATGCTATACAACTACTAGTTGCCATACCTTTCGCTGCTACTGGTACTACTATTAATAATAAGTCATTTTCCCCCATCAGGACTTTATCTTTGGGAACATATTATGGAGGGACCCCTCAATCCAACTGACAAGATAGCGCAATGGATAGAGGGTGAGCTCCCGTCAAGCAAAATAGATTTCAGGTAACAGGTGTTGTTACCCATGTTGTGAACACTGAAGCCATAACACGTTAAACAGAAAGAACCGCACTATTAATTCATTTCCTCCTCCGTCTGTAGCTTCTACACAGGGCCTGCTGTAGTCCAAGGTCATGTACCATTGGATATGAACAGCCTAGTTCTGGTTCTGAATGGCCGTGAGCAGCAGAAGGTGGCGTACTCCACACGTTGGTTGGAGCACGTCCGAGCTTTGGTTCAGTCGCACACTGTGTCTCACGTGGCTGTGGTCCTGCTGGGTGATGAGCACTGCAACAATGACTGGCTAGGGCCATACCTAAAGAGACATGGCGGCTTTGTGGACCTGCTCTTTTTAGTGTATGACAGCCCTTGGGTCAATGATAGAGATGTCTTCCAGTGGCCCCTCGGTGTTGCCACGTAAGTCATTCTGATATGGGCTTCAATTAACCAAATGTGCATGTTCACACCTATGGGCTTCAATTAACcaaatgtgcatgtttttggaatgtgggaggaagatAGAGTAGCAGAAGAAAATCCAGCGAGAACATGCAGTCCACAAAGGAAGGCGAGAGAAGTTTCAATTAAATGCACTTTATTTTACATGTCATGTTTCTTGTTCAGATACAGGCAGTTTCCCATGGTCAGGCCCAATGCTGAGATGATCACCTCCAAGAGGCCACACCTCTGCAACTTCCTTGGTACTGTTTATAAGAATTCTTCTCGGGAAACACTCATTCAGGTTCTGAAACAGTCCGGTCTAGAAAAGGATTGCATCACCACTGCCAGGGAGAAGTAAGTTAGATTGTTACTAAACATTTCCCATCATGGATTTCTTCTATTATATGACACTTTTGCATTTAACTCATGAT is part of the Syngnathus acus chromosome 6, fSynAcu1.2, whole genome shotgun sequence genome and encodes:
- the rxylt1 gene encoding ribitol-5-phosphate xylosyltransferase 1 isoform X1: MKFPKRKLFLFIIFVYVAFSLYAAYNVFFSTKVISRVHRVETKEAGPPGGVRDGGAAPFIGDQWNPWEGEQVEYNSALNKRREAFKQHMAEIEKNKPKRYKVQIWGKAAIGLYLWEHIMEGPLNPTDKIAQWIEGELPSSKIDFSFYTGPAVVQGHVPLDMNSLVLVLNGREQQKVAYSTRWLEHVRALVQSHTVSHVAVVLLGDEHCNNDWLGPYLKRHGGFVDLLFLVYDSPWVNDRDVFQWPLGVATYRQFPMVRPNAEMITSKRPHLCNFLGTVYKNSSRETLIQVLKQSGLEKDCITTAREKWLPQETADSLKNYQTALAQSELTLCPVGVNTECYRIYEACSYGSVPVVEDVLTPGTCAAGPSSPLRLLKAAGAPFIYISDWRELPAILERERGMSQEQRVDRRRRLLEWYATFRQQMKDRFTEVIEENFFKSG
- the rxylt1 gene encoding ribitol-5-phosphate xylosyltransferase 1 isoform X2; this encodes MDRGFYTGPAVVQGHVPLDMNSLVLVLNGREQQKVAYSTRWLEHVRALVQSHTVSHVAVVLLGDEHCNNDWLGPYLKRHGGFVDLLFLVYDSPWVNDRDVFQWPLGVATYRQFPMVRPNAEMITSKRPHLCNFLGTVYKNSSRETLIQVLKQSGLEKDCITTAREKWLPQETADSLKNYQTALAQSELTLCPVGVNTECYRIYEACSYGSVPVVEDVLTPGTCAAGPSSPLRLLKAAGAPFIYISDWRELPAILERERGMSQEQRVDRRRRLLEWYATFRQQMKDRFTEVIEENFFKSG